From the genome of Ziziphus jujuba cultivar Dongzao chromosome 4, ASM3175591v1:
ttaggcTCAAAAACAACTATTAAAAGTGATTGGACAGCTGTGTGGAACAGCTTAAATCCAAAACCAGTAAAATGTAAAGTGTCTGCCTTAATCAGTTAACTGGTAAAATATGACCAGCAAAGATAAACTCCTAGCTTTCCAATGCCTTCTAACGTTATTGATAAGCCATTATAGATTAGATGACAAATGACAAGGCGTGGAATATGtcactaatttaaaataaacaaattgatattttcactaataaaatattttcgtcTCTTGTTTTGGATATGTTATCTTCAGCTACAAGtctatctatattatatatatatatatatatatatatatattggtaacaactatatattattatatacatataaataacaaGACATCctttaaaataatgaataacCCAAACCGAAGTAACACTACCCTAATTGGCTTTGGCAAAATAAGACAGGTCGAGTTTATATTTTAATCCTTTCTTAAGTATGTCTCTTATCCTTTGGATACAAAAAGTCAAATGTTTTACGTGGAACTCATCAACAAACACCTCATTATTTTActtgaaataatattaaacaaccTGGGAAGGTGAATACTGATCTagtgatttttaaatttttttaataacaataaaaaatgattaattttcaCCTCGTACCTAAATCAGCAAGATGGCATATCCCATGCCTTTAAACTGAAAATTGACAAAATGCCCATACAGATGCTTGAATTTACTTCCACTTCCACTTCAGCGTgatgaaattgcaattttatgATAAATTCGGTGTCATATATGGAAAACCATAACACTTCAGGGATTTGTCATTATCTCTGCATGATGgaatatcaaataatttttaaagctTCAAGAAAACCTTATTATAAGTAGACGTAACGAGATTGAAAATGAAAACCAGGCCTAAAGAGTGAGCTCTCAAAGCGTAAAGTCCCTTTCTGAATTCTTCAATATTTTTCCTAGCCATGGCTCTGGTGCAAAGCAAATGGGTTAAGGTATGTTTCTAATCTTCCTCTACAAAAACCAATttttagtgtgtatatatatatatatatatatatatgtatatatatatgtatatgtatatatatatatttttggtcatctttattagttttgaatTAATCTGCCATTTCAGTCCATGATTTATTTTGGGTATTTCTTGTTATATTACTCTCTTTGTGAAAGAATGAACAAGTTTTTGGTTGTTTGATCAAATATCTTCAAAATCCCTTTTCAAACCCCAGTTTGacctgattattattattattattatttttaagtggTTGTCCAAATTAAGATGGCCTATAGCTTTAGGCTCTTTTGGTTCTTCTTAAATTAATTACCTCACAGAAAGCAAATAATATGAATGATCCGAGCCAACAACAATCTTGTTCAATGAGACAGAACTTTGATTTATAGTGATTTCTCTATGTAGGGTTTCTTTTAGCTCCCTGATTAATATAATGTATTCAGTACTATTTCCTCTCAATATTTTCTCCAATTATTGGTTTTTTCTATAGCATATGctcatcttttttctttcctagaTTTGCTCCAATTTCTTCTTTAACAGATCCTTATCTCccttttttcttctgttttccAATGCTACACCATCTAAAACCAATCAAATAGTTGCCTTTCTTCCatctactgtttttttttttttttttttttttttttaaaatgtcctTTTTATGTTTTCCCAAAATTCTATATAACAAAGTTATGGAATACTCATCCTATAAATCAGTTTCTATCAGATCGCTTATAGATTCTTTAGTTTAGATTTTCTGCAATTATAGATCATCGTAGTGTATGGTCAACTGGTCACTCTCAATATTTCAGATGCTTAATTTCAATCccacttttcctttttttgttataaGTTCAATCCCACTGTATACACACTAATCTTTTTAACATATTATCCGTGTCATTCATAAATTTAGTTCAATATGGAGCTCATTACAAGTGTCTTTTAACTTTTTCCAAACCAATAAATGGAAGACACTATGTAGATGTTATAAACTAATCTTGCTGTTTAGTGCCCAAAAGAGAAGACTCAAAAATGGGTTTTTGTTTAAAGCAAGTCcacctaattattattttcttgaaatgattaatatattatatgttctttttgtatttatcaattttgtatTCAGCTTGATCAAAAAGGAACTGGGCCTGGGGCAAGGAGCTCACATGCAATAACCCTAGTAGGATCAAAGGCCTATGTTTTCGGTGGCGAATTTGCACCACGTGTCCCTGTAGACAACAAGCTCTACGTGTTCAACCTTGAAGATCTTACATGGTCCGTGGCCGATGCAACCGGAGACATCCCTCCTCCTAGAGTCGGCGTAACAATATCAGCCATTGGATCAACCATCTATGTTTTTGGTGGTAGGGATAGTGATCACAAGGAACTCAACGAGCTCTACTCTTTCGACACGTCGACAAACAAGTGGACCCTACTATCCAGCGGGGATATCGGACCACCTCACCGGAGCTACCACTCAACCACAGCTGATGATCGCCACGTGTACATCTTCGGTGGCTGTGGAGTTGCTGGCCGCCTTAACGATCTATGGGCTTATGATGTTGTTGATCAAAAGTGGAATAAGTATCCAACGGCTGGTGATAAATGCAAGGGTAGAGGTGGGCCTGGCCTCGTCGTGGCCCAAGAAAAGATATGGGTTGTGTATGGTTTCACTGGAGTGGAAGCGGATGATGTCCATTACTTTGACCCGGCCCAAAATGAGTGGACCCAGGTGGAGACACATGGCGAAAAACCAACcgctagaagtgtgttttctacGGTAGTGATTGGAAAGTACATATTTGTGTGCGGTGGTGAAGTGGACCCCAGTGATCTGGGCCACATGGGAGCTGGGAAGTTCTCCGGTGAAACGTACGCATTGGATACGGAAACATTGGTGTGGAAGCGGTGGGATGATGGGCCGAATTCGGGCCACCATCCTGGGCCTCGTGGGTGGTGTGCATATGCGGGTGGGAAATGGAATGGCAAAGAGGGACTTTTGGTGTATGGAGGCAATTCCCCAAGTAATGATCGTCTTGAcgacattttctttttcactccTGGTTATTAGTCTCTTTTTACTTTGGTGGCCAAGTAGTGGTGATTCATATATGCGTATATAATacgtatgtgttttttttttttttttttttttacatgtatTTTGGTTATGATATGCTTTGTTTAATGTCAATTTATGTGAGGCTAAAGTTACGAGGCTTGTAATAAGGCCTACACGAGTCTTGAAGATGATGAAAGTTTGTGTACTCTAATTTAATGACCAATTGATGGATATTAGCCTTGAATTGTATGACTTATTGATGGAATGTTGTCGGTTGGCATAATATAGGTTGTAGGAAATTTATTGACCaaaaattttaaccaaattaaCTCCCCCTAATCTTTAATGTAATGTTTGAGACACATTAAACGAAGGGTTATAGTCGTCTCTTTATGCCAAGCTTTTATTGGTCACCTTCAttctaattattaaataataattaatgaagcgaatttatgatattttttaaagtcCAGTTtggaataatttttattttattattttatacatatgtctatatatatatatatagatacagatATTGACACTGATATATCTTAAACTAtacataatttgatattttgcattttgacTTTGTTTTTGGTATTGTCCATCCTGAACTATACTTTTTCTTTACACTTgcatccttcttttttttaaaaaaaaaaaatttaacagacTTGTCACATACTTGGTACAAGGGACAAAAAATGATGGTGTAAGTGTAATTTTGCATAAATCAAGtgcaaaatgcaaaaaattttaaataaaaattattaaaaaatcaataaacctTTTTTACTAGTGagaattattatgtttttaataaattagaaatgTTTTAAAGGAATGCAATTGTAgtctttgaaaatataaaaaaacaacaacatgtAAATATTATagagattcaaaaaaaaaaaacttataaaaaaaagtaataaagtatttataaagtctaaaataaaactttgaaagattatttttataaaatatgttattttatttatcacacatattattttatatttattttattatttgttaaaaaatgcttttaagattttctaatatgtaattttctttataaaattatactcccccccccccccccccaatggAGTAGTCTTATGCTATCCAAGGACCCAGTCAAGTCTTTCAGCTGCTGACCAAGCTCCATGCCTAGCTCCTTGCCCAGCCTTTTGCCTAGCCTCTTGCCCAGTTCCATGCCCTCTCACGGAATCGCCACATGCTGTCCAAGTGCCGAGTCAAGTCTTTCAGCCCCTGGCCTAACTCTTTGCCCAACCCCTGACCCAGGACCTTGACTAGCCTTTTACCCAACCTCTTGCACATCTCCTGACCCATATTGTGGATCATCTGCTGGTTGGTTTTGAGGCActtcaaccaaaatttacagCAATTGACCTTCATTTGATGACATTTGACTTAGTATTGCTATTGTTGCCAGATGTATTTTATTGCGTTGTTTCTCCAACATCGCACATGTTTAAAATATGAGTAGTCTTGACAGCCGCATGCCTAATGATCTTCAATGatagaataaacaaataaataaataaaaaggaaattaaatgaGATGAAAATACTAACTTGTGGATGTATGAGAGACTCTTGCTCGTCGACCAGTTCAAGGATTCTTTGAAATAATCTAAGTCCTCGTTCTGTGACTGTGACCGGATTTTCAAAAGGGTTTGGACATGTAATAGTGTTTGCCTCATTGTTTTATTCTAAGGGACTGCAAAACAcacgaataaaataaaatataaaaaattattcgaTTTCTAGAGCACCCCGCCACATATAATATGcttaaacataatatatatatatatatatatatatattaaacaacaTGGAAAAGGTAAATGAAACAGATAAGATCAAAGATTTCAGTACACGGAGCATACAAGAACTAGTCAATAAAGATTTAGACAGTCCATTTCTAAGAAACTTTGTAATAATGCACAAGAATCAATAAGAtaattttagcccaaaaaaaaaagaataaatgggaTAAAAAAACCCAAACAGGCAGTTACAGTCTTTTGAAAGAGAATCCAAAAGAAAACTAGCAACAGAGCAGAATAAATAGGGATAGAATAGAACAGGTTAAAAAGGTCCGAACTAAAATAGAATATAATCTgatatatgcttttattttcatCACTTATTTTTGTTAAGCAAAACCTACGTTATAAATCTTTCCATGAAATCAttcattattgaaaattaattaatggaacATTTATTCCTGTATTTTACTTGATTTTAGTTGTTTctgttttgataaataatataacagCTCCAAGTCAATCCCAAAACTGGACATTTTGTACGAGTAACATTTCAAGCTATAGTTGATCCATCAGAGATTCATTTAGCAGCAACAATGATGCAATTTGTTGTTTAGCTTCCATCCATGCATTATTGTATTCCCCCAGAATTTTTTGTAAGTGATTATGAACTTCAATTGTAATTTGAAATATCTGtcacaacaaattaaaaaaaaaattacaaaataaattaataaaataaagtaaaaaaatgaaataataacataatttacatttttactaACCGGTTTAAGCAGGTCCGGCAGTTGTGTAGCAAGAATCACATCAAAAATCTGATTTACACTTTGCACGGCATCATCACAATATATAGTCATCTGATTATAATTCGCCTGATGCTATCCAAGCGCACACTCAAGTCCTACAGCCCTTGGCCCACCTCCTTACCCTGCCCTTCGCCCAGCTTTTTGTCCAGCTCCATAGCTAGCTCCATACCCAGCCCTTTGCCTAACCTCAGGCCCAGCTTTTTGCCCAGCTCCATGCCCCTCCCACGTAATTGCTTAATGTTGTCCAAGCACTCATTCAAATCTTTAAGCCCCTAGCCAATGCCCAGCTCCTTGCCCAACCCCTGGCCCAACTACAccatgccccccccccccccccctcccctccAAAACAGAATAGCTTCATGCTGTCCAAGGGCCTAGTCAAGTTCTTCAACCCCTGGCCAAGCTCCTCCCCTAGCTCTTTGCCCAACCCTTAGCCTAGCTTTTTGGCCAGCTCCATGCTAGCTCCATGCCCCTCCCACGAAATTGCCTCATGCTGTCTAAGCATCCAATCAAGTCCTTCAACCCCTAGCTTAGTTCCTTGCCCAACCTCTTGCACATCTCCAGGCCAATGTCCTGGATCATCTGCTGGTTGATTCTGAGGCAGTCCAACCAAAATTTACAGCAATCGACCTTTATTTGATGACATATGACTCAGCATTGCTATTGTTGCCTGATGTATTTTATTGCGTTGTTTTGCTTTCTCCAACATCGTGCACATGTTTAAAATATAAGTAGCCCTGAAAACCGCATATCCAATGATCTGCAACGataga
Proteins encoded in this window:
- the LOC107433885 gene encoding thiohydroximate-O-sulfate sulfur/sulfate-lyase (nitrile-forming) NSP5, which encodes MALVQSKWVKLDQKGTGPGARSSHAITLVGSKAYVFGGEFAPRVPVDNKLYVFNLEDLTWSVADATGDIPPPRVGVTISAIGSTIYVFGGRDSDHKELNELYSFDTSTNKWTLLSSGDIGPPHRSYHSTTADDRHVYIFGGCGVAGRLNDLWAYDVVDQKWNKYPTAGDKCKGRGGPGLVVAQEKIWVVYGFTGVEADDVHYFDPAQNEWTQVETHGEKPTARSVFSTVVIGKYIFVCGGEVDPSDLGHMGAGKFSGETYALDTETLVWKRWDDGPNSGHHPGPRGWCAYAGGKWNGKEGLLVYGGNSPSNDRLDDIFFFTPGY